A genomic window from Silene latifolia isolate original U9 population chromosome Y, ASM4854445v1, whole genome shotgun sequence includes:
- the LOC141631500 gene encoding uncharacterized protein LOC141631500, which yields MKVESKVDGKKFLLTMIYAHNDFYERIELWQFLKDVALKCNEPWLWAGDFNTVLTPVERLDGNTTDVEMEHFQECEPIHRVYSRLDRVMGNHEVEYGDYMAHFHPEGIFDHCPCTIVHKRTELSGRRSFKYFNIWGQSQNFKECVKSVWDRRYSSTKMYQLVKKMKALKPVLKSLNKNCFADIETSFNITSALLEQIQTSLMDNPGNMDLMQ from the exons ATGAAGGTTGAATCTAAAGTTGATGGTAAAAAATTCCTCCTTACAATGATATATGCTCATAATGATTTTTATGAGAGGATTGAATTGTGGCAGTTTCTGAAGGATGTTGCCTTAAAGTGTAATGAACCTTGGTTGTGGGCAGGAGACTTCAATACTGTGCTCACTCCTGTAGAACGATTGGATGGCAACACAACTGATGTTGAGATGGAACACTTCCAGGAGTGT GAACCAATTCATAGGGTGTATAGTAGACTAGATAGGGTGATGGGCAATCATGAGGTGGAGTATGGGGATTATATGGCTCATTTTCACCCAGAGGGAATTTTTGATCACTGTCCATGTACTATTGTGCATAAGAGAACTGAATTGAGTGGTAGAAGGAGCTTTAAATACTTTAACATATGGGGGCAATCTCAAAATTTCAAGGAATGTGTAAAGAGTGTGTGGGATAGAAGGTACTCTAGTACAAAAATGTACCAATTGGTGAAGAAAATGAAAGCTCTAAAGCCAGTTTTAAAGAGTTTAAATAAGAATTGCTTCGCGGATATTGAAACAAGTTTCAACATCACTAGTGCTCTACTTGAGCAGATCCAGACTAGCTTGATGGATAATCCTGGGAACATGGATCTGATGCAATAG